The Streptomyces sp. NBC_01275 genome has a segment encoding these proteins:
- a CDS encoding lipopolysaccharide biosynthesis protein: MTAPDTTARPRGAATASRGVAAAARGGWWGMAGSAANAVFAFLLVGLVTRAVGASGAGAIFTGVALFTILSNTCKLGADTGLLRFVPRDLAVDDGRSVGALLRMAVLPAAVAGTAAAAPLLLCPTVATTLLPHLPPGDAVVLIRLFGLFLPAATVGLVLLGATRGYGTVVPFVGVEQIGKPVLRVLIAIPVVFYAPGLLGLASAWLLPALAGPAAAWIALRRCRAGHGADHRAARPAGEASVTWRTFWGFAAPRAISSVFDISAVWVGVILLSALATGDEAGVYTAIGRVVTAGTLIQLAVRLAVTPEISRLLALDEVPEAHELHRVSTCWIVLFSWPLFALVAAFPRTVLSVFGPEFVHGAPALVVLCAASMVNVAVGNAQTVLLMAGKSSWHLAVTAVAFTVQLTVGVLAVPVWGVFGAAVSWGAAIVVENLAAALLIRLRLGFKTVDDGYTNAFGVGLVVSVVLAATRVLEGDTPSGLAVGMALGMCVFGTTLWRYRKSLGVNELVGVLRRRAA, from the coding sequence ATGACCGCCCCCGACACGACCGCTCGCCCCCGCGGCGCGGCCACCGCCTCGCGCGGGGTGGCCGCGGCCGCGCGGGGCGGGTGGTGGGGGATGGCGGGCTCCGCCGCCAACGCGGTCTTCGCCTTCCTCCTCGTCGGCCTGGTCACCCGCGCCGTCGGGGCGAGCGGGGCGGGAGCGATCTTCACGGGCGTCGCCCTGTTCACCATCCTCAGCAACACCTGCAAGCTCGGCGCGGACACCGGCCTGCTGCGCTTCGTCCCGCGCGACCTCGCCGTGGACGACGGCCGCTCGGTGGGCGCGCTGCTGCGCATGGCCGTCCTGCCGGCGGCCGTGGCCGGCACCGCGGCCGCCGCGCCCCTGCTGCTGTGCCCCACGGTGGCCACCACGCTCCTGCCCCATCTGCCGCCCGGGGACGCCGTCGTCCTCATCCGGCTCTTCGGGCTCTTCCTGCCCGCCGCGACCGTGGGCCTGGTCCTGCTCGGAGCCACCCGGGGATACGGCACGGTGGTGCCGTTCGTCGGAGTGGAGCAGATCGGCAAACCGGTGCTGCGCGTGCTGATCGCGATCCCCGTGGTCTTCTACGCCCCCGGGCTCCTCGGCCTGGCCTCCGCCTGGCTGCTGCCCGCGCTGGCCGGCCCCGCGGCCGCCTGGATCGCCCTGCGCCGGTGCCGCGCGGGCCACGGCGCGGATCACCGCGCCGCGCGCCCCGCGGGCGAGGCGTCCGTGACCTGGCGGACGTTCTGGGGTTTCGCCGCACCCCGCGCGATCTCCTCCGTCTTCGACATCAGCGCGGTCTGGGTCGGCGTCATCCTGCTGTCGGCGCTGGCCACCGGCGACGAGGCGGGCGTCTACACCGCCATCGGCCGGGTCGTCACCGCGGGCACCCTCATCCAGCTCGCCGTCCGGCTCGCCGTCACCCCGGAGATCAGCCGGCTGCTCGCCCTGGACGAGGTCCCCGAGGCGCATGAGCTGCACCGCGTTTCGACCTGCTGGATCGTGCTCTTCTCCTGGCCGCTGTTCGCCCTCGTCGCCGCCTTCCCGCGGACCGTGCTGTCCGTCTTCGGACCGGAGTTCGTGCACGGGGCGCCCGCCCTGGTGGTGCTGTGCGCCGCCTCGATGGTCAACGTGGCGGTCGGCAACGCCCAGACCGTGCTCCTGATGGCCGGCAAGAGTTCCTGGCATCTGGCCGTCACCGCCGTGGCGTTCACGGTGCAGCTGACCGTCGGCGTGCTCGCCGTGCCGGTCTGGGGCGTGTTCGGCGCCGCCGTGTCCTGGGGCGCGGCCATCGTCGTGGAGAACCTCGCGGCGGCCCTGCTCATCCGGCTGCGCCTGGGCTTCAAGACCGTGGACGACGGCTACACGAACGCCTTCGGCGTCGGACTGGTCGTCTCGGTGGTGCTGGCGGCCACCCGCGTACTGGAAGGTGACACTCCGTCAGGACTCGCCGTGGGAATGGCTTTGGGAATGTGTGTATTTGGTACTACTTTGTGGAGATATCGGAAGTCGCTGGGAGTGAACGAGCTGGTCGGAGTGCTGCGCCGCCGCGCCGCATGA
- a CDS encoding fibronectin type III domain-containing protein, with amino-acid sequence MSTTALLDASLAAAADGTPGTLSADPLATWQTDGIVWSLASANGVVYVGGTFDSVRPPGAAPGQRQVARHNLAAFDAVTGNLLPCAPSVTGFGRTVRAMKASPDGRVLYVGGSFNHVGSTTVSSVFALNTADCSVRKNFLPGMSATVRAIDTTDNAVYLGGDFDRVNGLVRQRVAAVAPTGALLPFTARIDRSVRALSAAPQSGRIFVGGDFESVNGQPARSLVALHPATGATVLAYPDWFPPQSSVKTIARDKSRFYVGAEGHGPGIYDGRIAGLLANGTMVWNDTCRGATQSVVPYKGVLYSASHAHDCNETPGGFPDRGDRQHLLAQSLDDRTILHWFPDSNGGLGEQVGPRALAVARDILWVGGEFTEINERPQQGITRFGSVDTGAPKVPALKLSATEPGKVTLGWRATWDRDDAALTYRVYRDGKVVSRQTKRSTYWDLPDMTYTDSVGAGTRHTYSIEVTDGTNTSPKSRSLTVTVPPKATARAAGDDVTGRPKVTKGEAGNPQ; translated from the coding sequence GTGAGCACCACCGCCCTTCTCGACGCCTCCCTCGCCGCGGCCGCCGACGGCACACCGGGGACCCTCAGCGCCGACCCGCTGGCCACCTGGCAGACGGACGGCATCGTCTGGTCGCTGGCCTCGGCGAACGGAGTGGTCTACGTCGGAGGCACCTTCGACTCGGTCCGCCCGCCCGGCGCCGCGCCCGGCCAACGGCAGGTGGCGCGCCACAACCTCGCCGCGTTCGACGCCGTGACCGGCAACCTGCTTCCCTGCGCCCCGTCGGTGACCGGCTTCGGCCGCACGGTGCGGGCCATGAAAGCCTCGCCCGACGGCCGTGTGCTGTACGTCGGGGGTTCCTTCAACCACGTCGGATCCACCACCGTGTCCAGCGTGTTCGCCCTGAACACCGCCGACTGCTCGGTGCGCAAGAACTTCCTGCCGGGCATGTCCGCCACCGTCCGGGCCATCGACACCACGGACAACGCGGTGTACCTCGGAGGCGACTTCGACCGGGTCAACGGCCTGGTCAGACAACGGGTCGCCGCCGTCGCCCCGACCGGCGCCCTGCTGCCGTTCACCGCGCGGATCGACCGCTCGGTGCGCGCCCTGTCGGCGGCGCCCCAGAGCGGCAGGATCTTCGTCGGAGGCGACTTCGAGAGCGTCAACGGTCAGCCGGCCCGTTCGCTCGTCGCCCTGCACCCCGCCACCGGCGCCACCGTGCTCGCCTACCCCGACTGGTTCCCGCCCCAGTCGTCGGTCAAGACGATCGCCCGCGACAAGTCCCGCTTCTACGTGGGCGCCGAGGGCCACGGTCCGGGCATCTACGACGGGCGCATCGCGGGCCTGCTCGCCAACGGCACCATGGTGTGGAACGACACCTGCCGCGGCGCCACCCAGTCCGTCGTGCCCTACAAGGGCGTCCTCTACAGCGCCTCGCACGCACACGACTGCAACGAGACGCCCGGCGGATTCCCCGACCGGGGAGACCGCCAGCACCTGCTGGCCCAGTCGCTCGACGACCGCACCATCCTGCACTGGTTCCCCGACAGCAACGGCGGGCTGGGGGAGCAGGTGGGTCCCCGCGCCCTGGCGGTGGCCCGGGACATCCTGTGGGTGGGCGGTGAGTTCACCGAGATCAACGAGCGGCCGCAGCAGGGCATCACCCGTTTCGGCAGCGTCGACACCGGGGCGCCGAAGGTGCCCGCGCTCAAGCTGTCCGCGACCGAGCCCGGCAAGGTCACCCTCGGCTGGCGGGCCACCTGGGACCGGGACGACGCAGCACTGACGTACCGCGTCTATCGGGACGGGAAGGTCGTGTCGCGGCAGACGAAACGATCCACCTACTGGGATCTGCCGGACATGACCTACACCGACTCCGTGGGCGCCGGTACGCGCCACACCTACAGCATCGAGGTGACGGACGGGACGAACACCTCGCCCAAGTCCCGCTCCCTCACCGTGACCGTGCCCCCGAAGGCCACGGCGCGAGCAGCGGGCGACGACGTGACCGGACGCCCGAAGGTCACCAAGGGAGAGGCGGGTAACCCGCAGTGA
- a CDS encoding CDP-alcohol phosphatidyltransferase family protein, translating into MTEFAEALRHLSAAQKPAKGASLYTLFVNRPAGRVLAALAYRVGATPNQLTVLGALFTFPALAAVALLPPGPTMSVCIGAALTMGFALDAADGQLARGQRSGSPSGEWLDHVLDCVKIVALHLVVLVSFYRHFSLPGPAFLLVPMLFELVAVVTFFAGILTEKLRWRTAAGTPAGSPPALRSVLLLPVDYGLTCISFLFLGSQDVFLSVYCALLAAHTLFMAAFLVKWFRELS; encoded by the coding sequence GTGACCGAGTTTGCCGAGGCGCTCAGGCATCTGTCGGCGGCCCAGAAGCCCGCGAAGGGGGCGTCGCTCTACACCCTGTTCGTCAACCGCCCGGCCGGCCGTGTCCTGGCCGCGCTGGCCTATCGGGTGGGGGCGACGCCGAATCAGCTGACCGTCCTCGGCGCCCTGTTCACCTTCCCGGCGCTGGCGGCCGTGGCCCTGCTGCCGCCCGGGCCGACGATGTCGGTCTGCATCGGCGCCGCCCTCACCATGGGGTTCGCCCTCGACGCGGCGGACGGTCAGCTGGCGCGGGGGCAGCGTTCGGGCAGCCCGTCAGGCGAGTGGCTCGACCATGTGCTGGACTGCGTCAAGATCGTCGCCCTCCACCTGGTGGTGCTGGTGTCGTTCTACCGTCACTTCTCCCTGCCCGGCCCGGCCTTCCTGCTGGTGCCGATGCTCTTCGAGCTGGTGGCCGTGGTGACCTTCTTCGCCGGGATCCTCACGGAGAAGCTCAGGTGGCGGACCGCCGCCGGGACTCCGGCCGGGTCGCCCCCGGCGCTGCGGTCCGTGCTGTTGCTGCCGGTCGACTACGGACTGACCTGCATCAGCTTCCTATTCCTGGGGAGCCAGGACGTGTTCCTCTCGGTCTACTGCGCGCTGCTGGCAGCCCATACGCTGTTCATGGCCGCCTTCCTGGTGAAGTGGTTCCGCGAGCTGAGCTGA
- a CDS encoding glycosyl hydrolase family 28-related protein gives MSRVSRRQLLRGGVSVLAATALTAHGASAAAGPGRGPGGLAGPVGPVGPGRGRVGDRLLSRVINVADLGAVGDGRTDDSAAFEFAYALAAARVSGGVGRTVIEIPPGEYLITRPHALLNGVAPMQPANGLRFQGAGKRMTTLVFRPPVGPGSYLCRNEDIWSNLSFERMQFRSATPGASFFSSYSTGQAQDYRFSEVEWMGEWEYGLSLAGSDTNSEMRWEACRVGGSYRRAFLYSGLTRSEQREPNDQDQFLNYWFTDMKVEYQWGNFLEFPYGGSITCRGGSYIITGTRPQSTEEYGTTSTFFRFPVSQHHDSVQRFHAQDIRFEVRNPDARIIDCTWKSGTVHFSDCDDTGLAFKDFSTDVRAHRYTVGPRGPLIRYDSCQLVGRHEYRPADLRTAVPTVARYDMCLLRSHPENEFAVAESGGRPEFVSFVDCLDGDGSKGGAGADAEAPAPPAAEAAPTGPAAPENPNPDRTPPPADPVVPATSPPPTAASAAGR, from the coding sequence ATGTCTCGTGTCAGCCGTCGGCAACTTCTGCGTGGCGGAGTGTCGGTGCTGGCCGCGACGGCGCTGACGGCCCACGGCGCTTCCGCCGCCGCGGGGCCGGGACGCGGCCCCGGGGGGCTCGCCGGCCCCGTCGGCCCCGTCGGTCCCGGGCGGGGCCGGGTCGGCGACCGCCTGTTGTCGCGGGTGATCAACGTGGCCGACCTCGGCGCGGTGGGCGACGGACGGACCGACGACAGCGCGGCCTTCGAGTTCGCCTACGCGCTCGCCGCCGCCCGGGTCTCCGGCGGGGTCGGGCGCACGGTGATCGAGATCCCGCCCGGCGAATACCTCATCACCCGCCCGCACGCGCTGCTGAACGGCGTGGCTCCGATGCAGCCGGCCAACGGACTGCGCTTCCAGGGTGCGGGCAAGCGCATGACCACCCTGGTCTTCCGTCCGCCCGTCGGCCCGGGCTCCTACCTCTGCCGCAACGAGGACATCTGGTCCAACCTCTCCTTCGAACGGATGCAGTTCCGCTCGGCGACCCCGGGCGCGTCCTTCTTCAGCTCCTACTCCACCGGGCAGGCCCAGGACTACCGGTTCTCGGAAGTCGAGTGGATGGGGGAGTGGGAGTACGGGCTCTCCCTGGCCGGCTCGGACACCAACTCGGAGATGCGGTGGGAGGCGTGCCGGGTCGGCGGCAGCTACCGCAGGGCGTTCCTCTACTCCGGACTCACCCGGTCCGAGCAGAGGGAGCCCAACGACCAGGACCAGTTCCTCAACTACTGGTTCACCGACATGAAGGTCGAGTACCAGTGGGGCAACTTCCTCGAGTTCCCCTACGGCGGGTCGATCACCTGCCGGGGCGGCTCGTACATCATCACCGGCACCCGTCCGCAGAGCACCGAGGAGTACGGCACCACCAGCACGTTCTTCCGTTTCCCCGTCTCCCAGCACCATGACTCGGTACAGCGGTTCCACGCCCAGGACATCCGGTTCGAGGTGCGCAACCCGGACGCCAGGATCATCGACTGCACATGGAAGAGCGGCACGGTCCACTTCAGCGACTGCGACGACACCGGGCTCGCCTTCAAGGACTTCTCCACCGACGTCCGTGCGCACCGCTACACGGTGGGTCCGCGGGGGCCGCTGATCCGGTACGACTCCTGTCAGTTGGTGGGCCGCCACGAGTACCGGCCGGCCGATCTCCGGACCGCCGTTCCGACCGTCGCCCGCTACGACATGTGTCTGCTGCGCAGCCACCCGGAGAACGAGTTCGCCGTCGCCGAGAGCGGCGGCCGGCCCGAGTTCGTGAGCTTCGTGGACTGCCTGGACGGGGACGGGAGCAAGGGCGGAGCGGGCGCGGACGCCGAGGCGCCCGCTCCGCCCGCCGCCGAGGCGGCGCCGACCGGCCCGGCAGCGCCCGAGAACCCGAACCCCGACCGGACGCCGCCGCCCGCCGATCCGGTCGTGCCCGCCACGAGCCCGCCGCCCACCGCCGCGTCGGCGGCCGGCAGGTGA
- the egtD gene encoding L-histidine N(alpha)-methyltransferase codes for MSPFQITRTLPEDATEAALRADVLRGLTATPKTLPPKWFYDAHGSELFERITELPEYYPTRAEREILVDRAGEIAAAAGARTLVELGSGSSEKTRILIDALTDLDTYVPVDVSESALTQAGQALIAERPGLNVHALIADFTARLVLPDTPGPRLVAFLGGTIGNLLPAERAVFLASVRALLSPGDALLLGTDLVKDEQVLVRAYDDAAGVTAQFDKNVLAVVNRELGADFDPGSFDHVALWDPENEWIEMRLRSRVAQTVKVPALDLAVDFAAGEELRTEVSAKFRQEGVRAELAGAGLESTHWWTDRAGRFALSLSVAR; via the coding sequence GTGAGTCCGTTCCAGATCACCCGCACCCTCCCCGAGGACGCCACGGAGGCCGCCCTGCGCGCGGACGTCCTGCGGGGCCTGACCGCCACCCCGAAGACCCTCCCGCCGAAGTGGTTCTACGACGCGCACGGCAGCGAACTCTTCGAGCGGATCACCGAGTTGCCCGAGTACTACCCGACGCGCGCCGAGCGCGAGATCCTCGTGGACCGCGCCGGGGAGATCGCCGCCGCGGCCGGCGCCCGCACGCTCGTCGAGCTCGGCTCGGGCTCGTCGGAGAAGACCCGCATCCTGATCGACGCGCTCACCGACCTCGACACCTATGTGCCCGTCGACGTCAGCGAGAGCGCCCTGACCCAGGCCGGACAGGCTCTGATCGCCGAGCGGCCCGGACTGAACGTGCACGCCCTCATCGCCGACTTCACCGCACGGCTCGTGCTCCCCGACACCCCGGGGCCACGGCTGGTCGCCTTCCTCGGCGGCACCATCGGCAATCTGCTGCCCGCCGAGCGCGCGGTGTTCCTGGCCTCGGTGCGCGCGCTGCTCTCACCGGGCGACGCACTGCTGCTCGGCACCGACCTGGTCAAGGACGAGCAGGTGCTGGTACGGGCGTACGACGACGCGGCGGGCGTGACGGCCCAGTTCGACAAGAACGTGCTGGCCGTCGTCAACCGTGAGCTGGGCGCCGACTTCGACCCCGGCTCCTTCGACCACGTCGCCCTCTGGGACCCGGAGAACGAGTGGATCGAGATGCGGCTGCGCTCCCGTGTCGCCCAGACGGTGAAGGTGCCCGCACTGGACCTCGCCGTCGACTTCGCGGCGGGCGAGGAGCTGCGCACGGAGGTGTCGGCGAAGTTCCGCCAGGAGGGAGTACGCGCCGAACTCGCGGGCGCGGGGCTGGAGTCGACGCACTGGTGGACCGACCGCGCGGGCCGCTTCGCGCTGTCGCTGAGCGTGGCCCGCTGA
- the egtC gene encoding ergothioneine biosynthesis protein EgtC yields MCRHLAFLGPEEPLGRLLVEPEHSLYRQSWAPRRQRYGTVNADGFGVGWYAEGDPAPARYRRAGPIWADLSFADLARVVRTGALLAAVRDATLAGADGEAAAAPFAAGTWLFSHNGAVADWPRSLEPLARSLPAAELLSMEARNDSAFVWALVLARLRAGDTQGQALTDTVLEVAEAAPGSRLNLLLADGTTITATAWGDTLWYLTEPGRRTVVASEPYDDDPRWREVPDRTLLTASRTDVLLTPLKDPSADAAPVPPKETGT; encoded by the coding sequence ATGTGCCGTCACCTCGCCTTCCTGGGGCCCGAGGAGCCGCTCGGGCGGCTTCTCGTGGAGCCCGAGCACAGCCTGTACCGCCAGTCGTGGGCGCCTCGGCGACAGCGGTACGGGACGGTCAACGCCGATGGTTTCGGCGTGGGTTGGTATGCCGAGGGCGACCCGGCGCCGGCCCGGTACCGGCGCGCCGGGCCCATCTGGGCGGACCTGTCCTTCGCCGATCTGGCGCGGGTCGTGCGCACGGGCGCGCTGCTGGCCGCCGTACGGGACGCGACGCTGGCCGGGGCCGACGGGGAGGCCGCGGCGGCGCCGTTCGCCGCGGGGACCTGGCTGTTCAGCCACAACGGCGCGGTCGCGGACTGGCCGCGCTCCCTGGAACCCCTCGCGCGGTCCCTGCCGGCCGCCGAGCTGCTGTCGATGGAGGCCCGCAACGACTCTGCGTTCGTGTGGGCGCTGGTCCTCGCCCGGCTGCGCGCCGGGGACACGCAGGGCCAGGCGCTGACCGACACGGTGCTGGAGGTCGCCGAGGCGGCCCCCGGCTCCCGCCTCAACCTGCTCCTCGCCGACGGCACGACGATCACCGCCACCGCCTGGGGCGACACCCTCTGGTACCTGACGGAGCCCGGCCGCCGCACGGTCGTGGCGTCCGAACCCTACGACGACGATCCGCGCTGGCGGGAAGTGCCCGACCGCACCCTGCTCACGGCGAGCCGCACCGACGTCCTGCTCACCCCGCTCAAGGACCCGAGCGCGGACGCGGCGCCCGTACCACCCAAGGAGACCGGCACGTGA
- the egtB gene encoding ergothioneine biosynthesis protein EgtB — protein sequence MTEPALDSLDSPDAETLRSRALTTLTTARERTTLLTTCVDEPDLTAQHSPLMSPLVWDLAHIGNQEELWLLRAVAGRDPMRPEIDGLYDAFEHPRAERPKLPLLPPAEARTYAAEVRGRVTDVLESADFHGTRLTEAAFAFGMIAQHEQQHDETMLITHQLRKGPPALTAPDPEPAPLFTGPAEVLVPGGPFTMGASAEPWALDNERPAHRREVEPFFIDTTPVTNGAYQAFIEDGGYEEQRWWTRDGWAHIRRNSIHAPLFWRRDAGSWLRRRFGVTEVVPRDEPVLHVCWYEADAYARWAGRRLPTETEWEKAARFDPATGGSTRYPWGDSDPAPEHANLGQRHLRPAPAGSYPSGESPLGVRQLIGDVWEWTASDFLPYPGFQAFPYKEYSEVFFGPEYKVLRGGSFAVDQVACRGTFRNWDHPIRRQIFSGFRTARSGAA from the coding sequence ATGACCGAGCCCGCCCTCGACTCCCTGGACTCTCCGGACGCCGAGACGCTCCGCTCCCGGGCGCTGACCACCCTGACGACCGCCCGTGAACGCACCACGCTCCTCACCACCTGCGTCGACGAGCCCGACCTCACCGCCCAGCACTCCCCGCTGATGTCGCCGCTGGTCTGGGACCTCGCGCACATCGGCAACCAGGAGGAGCTGTGGCTGCTGCGCGCGGTGGCCGGCCGCGACCCGATGCGCCCCGAGATCGACGGTCTGTACGACGCCTTCGAGCACCCGCGCGCCGAGCGGCCGAAACTGCCGCTGCTGCCGCCCGCCGAGGCCCGCACGTACGCGGCGGAGGTGCGCGGCCGGGTGACGGACGTGCTGGAGTCGGCCGACTTCCACGGCACTCGGCTGACGGAGGCCGCCTTCGCCTTCGGGATGATCGCCCAGCACGAACAGCAGCACGACGAGACGATGCTGATCACCCATCAGCTCCGCAAGGGGCCACCGGCCCTGACCGCCCCCGACCCGGAGCCGGCCCCGCTGTTCACCGGCCCGGCCGAAGTCCTGGTCCCCGGCGGCCCGTTCACCATGGGCGCCTCCGCCGAGCCCTGGGCGCTGGACAACGAACGCCCCGCGCACCGGCGCGAGGTGGAGCCGTTCTTCATCGACACGACCCCGGTGACCAACGGCGCCTACCAGGCGTTCATCGAGGACGGCGGCTACGAAGAGCAGCGCTGGTGGACGAGGGACGGCTGGGCCCACATCCGCCGCAACTCGATCCACGCGCCGCTGTTCTGGCGCCGCGACGCCGGCTCGTGGCTGCGCCGCCGCTTCGGCGTCACCGAGGTCGTGCCGCGCGACGAGCCGGTGCTGCACGTGTGCTGGTACGAGGCCGACGCCTACGCCCGCTGGGCCGGACGCCGGCTGCCCACCGAGACCGAGTGGGAGAAGGCGGCCCGCTTCGACCCGGCGACCGGCGGCTCGACCCGCTATCCGTGGGGCGACTCCGACCCCGCCCCCGAGCACGCCAACCTGGGCCAGCGCCATCTGCGCCCGGCCCCCGCGGGAAGCTACCCGTCCGGTGAATCCCCGCTAGGGGTACGGCAGTTGATCGGCGACGTCTGGGAGTGGACGGCGAGCGACTTCCTGCCCTACCCCGGGTTCCAGGCGTTCCCGTACAAGGAGTACTCGGAGGTGTTCTTCGGGCCCGAGTACAAGGTGCTGCGCGGCGGTTCGTTCGCGGTGGACCAGGTGGCCTGCCGGGGCACGTTCCGCAACTGGGACCATCCGATCCGGCGGCAGATCTTCTCCGGGTTCCGCACGGCCCGTTCGGGAGCCGCCTGA
- the egtA gene encoding ergothioneine biosynthesis glutamate--cysteine ligase EgtA yields the protein MSDSSNTSVGDCTEPRTALTEAEVEALVRGICFKTGPPRTVGVELEWLVHELRGPQLTVTPQRLAAAYAALETVPLGSALTVEPGGQLELSSPPAASLMECIGTVSADLDAVRTVLRDLGLVLTGLGTDPWHTPRRFLHEPRYDAMEAYLDRTGPAGRAMMCTSASVQVCLDAGHEEPGPLGHGRRWWLAHTLGAVLVAAFANSPVLQSAPTGWLSTRQLLWTEIGADRAGAPALDAEPRTAWARHVLDAPVMCVRRDNGPWDVPERLTFREWTRTGEPTREDLDYHISTLFPPVRPRGHLELRMIDAQPGEDGWIVPLAVTTALFDDPEAAEAAYRAVKPLAERAVPLPAPHNPLWTDAARYGLADPELYEVAVVCFTAAVEALPRLGATDGVVDAVTAYLERYVRAGRTPADDQLDRLRETNARAYGKDRRP from the coding sequence ATGTCCGATTCGTCGAACACCTCGGTGGGCGACTGTACGGAGCCCCGTACAGCCCTCACCGAAGCCGAGGTGGAGGCCCTCGTCAGGGGCATCTGCTTCAAGACAGGCCCGCCCCGCACGGTCGGGGTGGAGCTCGAATGGCTCGTCCACGAGCTGCGCGGACCGCAGCTCACCGTGACACCGCAACGGCTCGCGGCGGCCTACGCCGCACTGGAGACCGTGCCCCTCGGGTCGGCGCTCACCGTCGAACCCGGCGGCCAGCTGGAGCTCAGCTCGCCGCCCGCCGCCTCCCTGATGGAGTGCATCGGCACCGTCTCCGCCGACCTGGACGCCGTCCGCACGGTCCTGCGGGACCTCGGCCTCGTCCTCACCGGCCTCGGCACGGACCCCTGGCACACCCCCCGCCGGTTCCTGCACGAGCCCCGCTACGACGCCATGGAGGCGTATCTCGACCGCACCGGCCCGGCCGGCCGGGCCATGATGTGCACCTCGGCCTCCGTGCAGGTCTGCCTGGACGCCGGCCACGAGGAGCCCGGCCCGCTGGGGCACGGGCGGCGCTGGTGGCTGGCGCACACCCTGGGCGCGGTCCTGGTGGCCGCGTTCGCCAACTCCCCCGTCCTGCAGAGCGCCCCCACCGGCTGGCTCTCCACCCGGCAGCTGCTGTGGACGGAGATCGGCGCCGACCGCGCGGGCGCGCCCGCACTGGACGCCGAGCCGCGCACGGCCTGGGCCCGGCACGTGCTGGACGCGCCGGTGATGTGCGTACGGCGCGACAACGGTCCGTGGGACGTGCCCGAGCGGCTGACGTTCCGGGAGTGGACCCGGACGGGAGAGCCGACCCGGGAGGACCTCGACTACCACATCAGCACGCTGTTCCCGCCGGTCAGACCGCGCGGCCACCTGGAGCTGCGCATGATCGACGCGCAGCCCGGCGAGGACGGCTGGATCGTGCCGCTGGCGGTGACGACGGCGCTGTTCGACGACCCGGAGGCCGCCGAGGCCGCCTACCGCGCCGTGAAGCCCCTGGCCGAGCGGGCTGTGCCGCTGCCCGCCCCGCACAATCCGCTGTGGACCGACGCGGCCCGATACGGGCTCGCCGACCCCGAGCTGTACGAGGTCGCCGTCGTCTGCTTCACGGCGGCCGTGGAGGCCCTGCCCCGCCTCGGCGCCACGGACGGGGTCGTGGACGCCGTCACGGCGTATCTGGAGCGCTATGTGCGCGCCGGACGCACCCCCGCCGACGACCAGCTCGACCGCCTGCGCGAGACGAACGCCCGCGCGTACGGGAAGGACCGCCGCCCATGA